The genomic DNA GAGGGCCCAGCCGGCGACGCTCCCGAGCGTCATCCCCGCCCAGCCGCAGGCGGTCGCCAGTGGCACGCCGAGTACGGCACCGGCGAGGGTGGCGACGACGCTCGAAGGCACCGGCAGGAGGATGTCGGCGGCGAGGACCGCGACTTCGGTGGCTGCCAGTGCGAGTGCCGGCGGATCGGTGGCGAGCCACTCCTCGACGGCGCGGTCGAGGCGAACACCGAGCAGCAGCAGCGGCAGCGCGGGCACGGCGACGGCCGCGACCACGGCGATCACCAGCAGCCGTGTCGTGCGGGGCATGTCCGGTTCCTGGCGATCGACGGTCATACCCGCCGCACGTCGACCGCGACCTGCAGGCGGTGCTGCCCGCCGCCGACGTACACCCCCTTGATCGGGCAGACGTCGCCGTAATCACGGCCCCACGCGACCGTCACGTGGCGACCGCCGACGAGGCAGTCGTTGGTGGGATCGACGTCCACCCAGCCCGCCCGGCCGCCCCAGCACGACAGCCAGGCATGCGACGCGTCGGCGCCGACGAGTGCCGCGCCGTCACCGCCGGCGGTGGTGCCGCTGGCGATGTAGCCGCTGACGTACCGGGTCGGCAGGCCCAGCGCGCGGAGGCAGGCGATCTGCAGGTGGGCGAAATCCTGGCAGACCCCGCGACGCAGGGCGAACACCTGCTCGACCGGGGTGCTCACGGTCGTCGCGCCCGGATCGTAGGCGAAGTCGCGGTGGATCCGCCGGGTGAGATCCTCGAGGCCGGCACGCCACGAACGCCCCGGGGGAAACGACTCCGCCGCCCACGCGGTCACCGCGTCGTGTCGCCGGACGAGCGGCGAATCGAGCCGCATGCCGCGCAGCGACGGTCCCTCGGGGCCGGTGCGGCCGACCGCCAGCGCCGCCACGTCCTCCCAGCGGCTGCCGTCGTCGTCGGGAGCGGCAGTGGCGCAGACGTCGACCTCGGTCGTCGCTGTCACCGCCAGCCGACCATGGGGTTGCTCGACGACGAACGACCCGACGCGGTTCCCGAACACGTCGACATGCTCGGCGATCCGTACCGGTGCCGGATCGACCTCGACGCGGTGGGCGACGATCGCCTGCCGGGGCGTGTCGCGCGGCGCCAGATGGATCTGGTTGTGGCAGACCAAGACCGGCGCGGCGTAGTCGTAGATCGTCGTATGGACGACGCGCCAGCGGACGGGCGCGACGACCTCGTCGCCGGTGAATGAGTCGTCGGGCATGGTCGGCAGGGGCGGCGGTTCGCAGGGATCAGCGCTCGGCCCGGGCGGCAGCGTGCTCCGCCTGGGAGATGATGTCGACGCCTGTGTCGTCGGTCCAGGCGGCGATCAGCCGCGTGAACACCGGCCCGGGGACACCCGCGCCGATCGCGATGCCGTCAAAGCGTGTCGCCGGCAGCAGG from Planctomycetota bacterium includes the following:
- a CDS encoding transglutaminase family protein — protein: MPDDSFTGDEVVAPVRWRVVHTTIYDYAAPVLVCHNQIHLAPRDTPRQAIVAHRVEVDPAPVRIAEHVDVFGNRVGSFVVEQPHGRLAVTATTEVDVCATAAPDDDGSRWEDVAALAVGRTGPEGPSLRGMRLDSPLVRRHDAVTAWAAESFPPGRSWRAGLEDLTRRIHRDFAYDPGATTVSTPVEQVFALRRGVCQDFAHLQIACLRALGLPTRYVSGYIASGTTAGGDGAALVGADASHAWLSCWGGRAGWVDVDPTNDCLVGGRHVTVAWGRDYGDVCPIKGVYVGGGQHRLQVAVDVRRV